A segment of the Natrinema salaciae genome:
CCCTCGACTTCCTCCTCGATGGCGTCCCGCGTCTCGTGGAAGCCGTTCCCCCAGAGGTGGGACGCGTCTCGGAGTTCGACCTCGCCGTCCTCCACCAAGGCGTACACCGGTTCGTCGGCCTCGCCCTCGAAGCACAGGCCGTCGAAGCCGGCCCACTTGAGTCGAGCGCCGGACCAGCCGCCGTGGTGGCTGTCGGTGACGGTACCGGTCAGCGGCGATTTCGTACAGACGGCGATCCGGCCGCTCATCGTGACCTGCGTGCCCGACAGCGGGCCGTTCATAAACGCCAGCAGATTGTCTGGTCCGAGCGGATCGACGTCCGGCCCCTGTTCGAAAACGTACTTTACCCCGAGCCCCCGCGCACCGATATACTTCTTCGCGTCCTCGTCGTCGATCGACTCGTACGCGACCTCCCCGTCCGAGAGATCGATGCGGGCGACCCTGTCTTGAAATCCGCCGAGTTCAGTCATGGTAAACGCTCCGTGTTATCTACGACCTCCATCGTGTTAGGCGTTCCCAGACAGATGTAACCAAAGTCGGTTACAGCAGATCGAGCAGAACCGCCCGATCGATCGGTCGACAGCGACGATGGTAATTCGGTTCGGAGGGTCGCGCAGTCCGGCACGAGCCGCGGAAACGTAACCACCCGCAATCACACTGATCTGTCGATACGTTCGGAGCCGTCCTCCGCGAGGCTACAGGAGGAGCGCGACCACCGCGAGGATGATGAAGATCAGGACGAAGATCCGCGCGATCTCCATCGAGACTCCGGCGACGCCGCGGGCACCGACGGCGGCGGCGACGATCGCGAGGATGAAGAAAATTACCGCCCAGTACAGGAATCCGCCGCCGC
Coding sequences within it:
- a CDS encoding DUF1328 family protein translates to MLTLATPLQMGGGGFLYWAVIFFILAIVAAAVGARGVAGVSMEIARIFVLIFIILAVVALLL